CATCGGCATTACGCCTGACACTTTGGTCCTGAACGCCAGCTGTGGGCAGACCCGGTGCATCCTTTGGCCAAATGGGAAAGCGGTCGCCATAACCAGAGACTTCTGCATGGGCGATGTCGGCCAGCATCGGGCTCAACGCCACTGCCGATAATCCGCCCAGAAACGCCCGCCTGTCCGTCGATTTCATCAATCGTCCCCCAACAAATCCGTCCGTTCGGTCCGCGCGCGATATGCCGTGCCTGTCATCCGCCTGCCTTTGCCACTTCTGCGGCATAGACATGGGGCGCGCCGTCCATGTTGGACCGGAATATCATCCATTTGCCATCGGGTGTGAAGGTGATGTTGGGTTCCAGCCTGTAATCATGCCTGCGCATATCGACGATCTTTTCGACGCCGAACGTGCCGGGGATGATCAGCCTTTCGGCATTGTCCGCATGGATGCCCGCGACATCGGGAATGTCGCGCGGCGTGAACAGATAGAGATATTTGCCGTCAGGCGCATGGGCAACCATTTCATCGTCGCCGCCGTCGCCCGAAAAGGACGTCAGGTCGGGCGTCTGATTGTAATGCACCGACCATTGGTTGCGATCAACATGGAACCACCGACGCCGCCCAGTCGCCAGTTCATAACCGGCAAGCCAGAAAATCTCGCCCCGTGGTGTCTGAAGATCATACCATATCCATTTGCCATCCGGGGAGAAGAACTCATGTCCGGCGATTTCCATGTTCATCATGCGCCGATGCACCAAAGTCTGCCCGCTGCCATCGATGCGCACGGTCCAGATCCGGTCCACCTTGTGCCATGGACCTTCATGGCAATACATGATGAGGCCGGGGTCGGTCGGCGAAAACTGGATGTGATTGAGCCAGTCTGTCGACGCCACGATCACTTTGCGTTTGCCGGTGCGGATGTCGATGGTGAATATTTCCATCGGGATGCGCGCTTCCAGACGCTCGTTCAGCCGGACTTCCTTGGCCTCTGCAAAACTGAGCGGCTTTCCATCAGGACCATTTGCCGCATAATGGGCCTGTCCGAATGGCTGTCTAATTTCGGGCGCGGCTTTTTGCGTACCATCGGGTTGCAGGGGCCGATCGCTTTGCGCCCACTGGCCCAGCAACAGGGTTTCGTCCGCATTGATCGACCCGATCGATCCCCGATCAACCTGCGCGATGCGGCGGATTTTTCCGCTATCTATGTCCGCCGCGAAGATGGTCGTTGCGTTGGCGCCATCATCCCGTCCGCGACTGGCATAATAAGCGGTACGGGTCTTGCGACCCGTAAAGAGCAACTGAATATCCTTTCTCTTCACCAGCGGCGTGATGGTCCAGTTCGCCAGGGTCAGCACCGATATGCCGTCGGGAGTCGAAATGACCATCTTGTCGCCTTGCGGCGTATAGCTGTTCTGGTGGAAATAGAGGCTGGCGCTGCCCGGTTTATCGGTGAGCCGTAGAACGCGGTGACCGGTAGCCGGATCGACCCATTGCGCAGCCGGTGCGGCCCCGGCTGTCGGGCTGGCGGCGATGGCCAGCAAAGCCGTCGCCATGGCCATCGTCGCGCGCATGTTACGCCCCCCTGCCCGCTGCGGCGGACAGCGCATCGGGGATGAGGGCCAGATTCTCGATCGCTGCAAGTCCCCATTGCGATGCCGCGTTGGTCGATATGTCAGGCCATTCGACGGTCGGACGGACATAGGCCGGTCCTGTACGGGCAATGCGGGGATCACCCTGCGACAAGCCCAGCCCGGCATCCCCGCCCAGAAACTCCTGCCATGCGCGCGCAGCCAGTTGCGCATCGCCCGTTTCCCGCGCGGCATAGGCCGTCAGACGGGAATGGCCTTCCTTCAGGTTGCGGCGACCATAAGGCTGGTCGAACTTCGCCTTCCATTCCTGCGGTGAAGCGTTGAACCAGCGGCAATAATCGAGCCAGGCCGCCCTGTATCGCGGCGCGTCGATCAGTTGCAGCAATTCGGCATTTACTTCCAGCGCGCCGAAAACAGCGTTCAGATGGGATATGGAAATCCGGTCCCCTGCGCCCATGAAACGCCCGGACTTGATATCATAGGGCGCGCTGCCCGCCAGCCAGCCATATTTCAGGCGACCAATGCTATCCATGCCGTTCATCAACCGTTCCCGCCATTTAGCCTCACCAGTGCGTTCCCATTCCGTCAGCCAAGCGGATGCGATGGAACACCACATCGTCCCGAAACTCAGGTCGATAACCCCCTCTGGCAAGGGATCGCGTTTTGCGCCCGGCACCTTGCGGCCGATCTCAACACCTTGCAGCGACTGATCAGACGTGACGAGCGCCCGCATCAGGTCGCCCACGCGTTCGTCGGCGGTCAGATAATAGAAGATGCGCCGATACATGGCGTTACTAACGCGCGGCTGCTTGCTGCTGTCGCTCCAGTGCTGGACGCCATGGCGGGTCCCCAGCCCCTTGAACCGGCCGATATGGTAGACATCGACCTCCCCCGTATGACGGGTCATGGCCTCTGCGAAACGGAAAGCCGATGCATTGCCGGTCCGCAATACACTGGTCCAGAACCAGAGGTCCGGGGACAATTCGCTATTGTCCCATGCAAAGCCGCCGATATCATATCGCCACACATGCCGATCGGCATCATAGCTATGCATGACATCGCCATGGTTCCAGAAACCATACCAGCGGCGCCTGTCCACTTCGCCGACATAGAAATCAACCAGATGGCTGTTCTGATCCTCTATCCGCGCATGCATGGGCGTCGATCGATCAGGCAAGTTCCAGATGCCCAGCACATTGGCGGCGTGAATGCGCTCGGGCGTCACCATCAACTGCGGGGGCGTGGCATTGGCCTGCGCCATCGCGACAAGCGTGTCGGCGGAAGGTGTCGCCGCGCACGCCCATAATGTCAGTTCGCTGGTGCGCGCAACGCCGGTCACGGCGTCCCAGCCCGGTTCATAATCCTCATAGGTGATGTCCAGGCCTTCATTCTGGTCGGCATAGTCCTCCATGCCCATCACCCCGCGATAGGATCGCATGTCCATCGGCCTGGCGTCGGGGGACCATAGCCACGCAGTCAGTTCGGCGGCTTCGCCCGCAGCGTTGCGAATGCAGATTTGCGACGGATGACGTTGCCAGAAGTAGCGGGCCGCGATGGCTGCGCCGCCCTGGGGGGAGCCCACATAGGCCAATCCCGAAGAACGGGTGCCCGCGATGGAATTGACCCAGGCATGACCGTCACCGGTGCGCTTGGCGATAGAAAAACCGTCCGCAGACAATTGGGACAGGTCGAAATCGGACCAGGTAGGAATGCGCTCCAGCAGCCGCGCGACAACCGGCGACAATGTTTCCGCGGCGACCGCCCGCCCTGCGATCTGCGCTGCTCTTGCCTGTACGCCCGCATCGCGACGCAGGCCGGTGAGCGGCCGTACCGCTTCGCTGAACAAGCCGTCCTGCTCCGTTGTCATCCTGACATGACGGTCATGGGGGGCGCCAGCCATCGGCACAGTGGCGCGCAGACCGATGCCGCTGACAAAATCCTTTGCAGGTTCACCATCGAAGATAAAACTGTGAACGATCCGCAGATGATCGCCGCCGGCATAGGCGTACAGGCGTATGACGAACGGCAGCATCTGCCGACCGTCCGCAACATGTACGCCTTCCAGCTTTACCACGGCGCGCACCGGCCCCGATTGCTCCACCGTCGCCTTGTCGATGCGGCCGACGAAAGTGGTGCGGGCGCCATTTTGCGGCGCATCGTCAACCAACGCGACCAGCGTGAGCGATCCGACTACATTCCGGTCGCCCTGTCGCGCATAATCCATGACCGTCTGGCCCGATCGCGAAATGGACCAGCGCAAATCGCCGCAACCAATCTCGATACGCTCCTTGGTTTCCCGCACTATCAACGGCGCTTGCGGAACAGTCGGCTTTCTCGAAACGACCTTCAATCCGGCGGGCTGATCGACACCGGCGGGTAACGCATGGGCAGTCCATTTGATCGATCCGTCAGGCCATGTGGCAAGAGGCCAGTGCTGCGAAGGCAATATGTGTCCGTCAACGCCCTGTACGGACAAAGGACTGGTGGCGCGCAATGCGCCGCGTGGCCATGGCACACCGAATGTCTGTCCAAGAGACAACGCTGGAGCGGCATCGTCTATCCAGCGTATGAGGGTATCAGGCATCGCCGCTTTCCCCGACGAGGCCGCCCGTGCGGATCCAGGTAAAAGAATGGATGCCCCCGCCAACAGCGCGGTCTTCAAACCATCCCGACGCGTCAGCATTCCCCAATCACGCATGTCCATCCTCTCCAAATTTTATCATGATGATTACAGTCTGCTAATGCTGAAATTGCGGACCTGAATATGGCTTTGGGTGGTGCGCAATCCGAAATGGCCGCTGCGATAGGGGTGCGGATCATTCAGCGTGAACAGCGGCACCCCGTCCCTTAACACCGCGATGTGATGGCCGTCTGCGATCAGGGCGATGCTGAACCAACGATCAGCGGTCAGCATGGCGTCCGCATCTGTACGATCATGCTGCGGCAATAGGGGGCGTTCGCCAAACTTGCCGACATAGCGACGCATGCGCGTAGTGCTGTTACGGTTGCCGCCTATGCCGACATAATAGGTTTCCAGACCGTCATAATCCTCGAATGTGCCGGTTCGCGGATGATCGAACACCGATCGGGATGGCGTCGCCGGATCACCCGCCATCCAGAAGGCATTGACGTCGCTGACAGTATCAAACGGTCCGCGAGCGCCAACCGCACGTACATCATAATGAATGGCCAAAGGGCCGGTCAGCCGTTCCCGAAACCATAAGGTAACACCTTTCGGCGCCACGATGTCGAGCACGCCTTCGGATGCACTGACGCTCGCATCGCCCACGGCTTCTACCCGCCATTGATCAAGGCCATGGCGAAATGTGTCGCGCCACAGCAGCCCTTTTACTGCTGCCGCTACTGACGACCAGCAAGACGTCAGAACAAAGATGGCCATCACATTGCGTCGGCTGATCACAGCCCAACCTCACCTAAAAGAAAGCCCATATTATGGGATCACATATCTATATCTGGATAATTACCTACGCAGAATTTGCCGTCAAACGAAATAGCGTCCGCCTGCTACCGTCAGCCACAAGCGCGAGTAGCCATCCGACTGGATCCTGCGGACAATGCCGCGGTTCCATCCTGTCGGATGAACGCACAAAAGACGCCGAGAAGAGGTATTTTTTGGGAACGCAAAGCAGATTTGCGTCTCTCTGTCAGGAGATGTTCCGCAATGTGAAATCATGGACTATATATCGGTTGTCGGTTGACAAAAATGCTGCGCGCGCCAAACCTGCCTGACCAATTATACCGGGAGAGTAGCGATGGTGACGCCAAAGGGCCAACGCCGACTGAACATGGTCATGAAGTCCGCTATGGTCCTGCCCATAGCGATCGCGATTTCGATGCCGTTCATCGCCAACGCGCACGACGCTTCCCAAATAGTGTCGTCTCCCCGCCGTACTTTCAACCTGAATTCCCAATGGTTGAGCATATCTCGCGATGAAGCTGGCGCACAGGCCACAAGCTTTGATGACAGCAGATGGCAAGCCGTTACCCTTCCAAACGCATTCAACGAAACGGAGGCTTTCGCGCGCGACATCAAGGCGCTCTCAACCTCGATCATATGGTATCGCAAGCATTTCAGACTGCCGCGTGGCGCCGATGCGCAAAAAGCCTTCCTTGAATTTGAAGGGGTCCGGCAGGCTGCAGAAGTTTGGGTTAATGGCCGTTCGGTCGCCCTTTCGGAAAATGGCGCGATGGCCTTTGGCGCGGACATCGGGGCTGCGCTACAGACAGGCGACAATGTCATCGCCGTGCGAGTCGATAATGACTGGAAATATAAGGAACGCGCAGGCGGTAGCGGCTTCCAGTGGAACAATGACAATTTCAACGTCAATTATGGCGGCATCACAAAAAATGTGCGGTTGCATTTGACGGGTCAGGTATATCAGACGCTGCCGCTCTATTCCGGTCTCGGCACGACCGGGCAGTATATCTGGGCCGATGGATTCGACCTTGCCGCGCGCAGTGCGACTATCCATGCCGAAACGCAGCTACGTAATGAGAGCGGCACAGCGCGCAGTTTGTTCAGCCGCGTGGAAATCCGCGATCCGTCGGGCAAGAAGGTAGCGCGTTTTGACAGCCCTGCAGCGACGGTCGCGCCCGGAGAAACGGCTACGCTGTCCGCCGCGGCCAAGGTGGGCGATCTGCATTATTGGAGTTGGGGCTATGGCTATCTCTACACGGTAACCACCAGTCTGATGGAAAATGGCCGTGCCATCGACAGCGTCGATACCAGAACAGGTTTTCGCCAGACCCGCTTCGACAAGGGCATGGTCGAACTTAACGGCCGCGTTATCCAGATGCACGGCTATGCGCAGCGGACATCGAACGAATGGCCTGCGGTAGGCGTATCGATACCGCCATGGATCAGCGATTTTTCCAACGGGCTGATGGTGGAAAGCGGTGGCAATCTGGTTCGCTGGATGCATATCACCCCGTCGAAACAAGATATCGAATCCGCTGACCGGGTGGGGTTGTTGCAGGCGATGCCGGCTGGCGACGCCGAGAGCGACACGACCGGCCGCCGATGGGACCAGCGCAAGGAATTGATGCGCGACGCGATCATCTATAACCGTAACAACCCGTCGATCCTGTTCTATGAAGGCGGGAACGAGAATATCAGCGAGCCGCATATGGCGGAACTCAAGGCTATCAGGGATCAATATGATCCGCATGGCGGACGCGCGATCGGATCTCGCGAGATGCTGGACAGCAAGCTCGCGGAATATGGCGGCGAAATGCTTTATATCAACAAGAGCGCGACCAAGCCCGTCTGGTCGATGGAATATTCGCGTGACGAAGGCGCACGGCTGTATCAGGACGCCTTTACGCCGCCCTTCCACAAAGATGCGCCCGACTATAATCGCAATCAGGACAGTCATGCGGTCGAAGATGTGCGGCGCTGGAACGATTATTATCGCATGCGCCCCGGGACCGGCACGCGTGTCAGTTCCGGCGGCGTCAACATCATCTTCAGCGATTCCAACACGCATTTTCGGGGCGATAATAATTATCGGCGATCGGGCGAAGTCGACGCCGTCCGCCTGCCAAAGCAGGGATATTTCGCGCACAAGGTGATGTGGAGCGATTGGGTCGATAGCATCACTCCCGCATCGCATATCATCGGTCACTGGAATTACGCACCGGGCACACGCAAGGATGTGCAGGTCGTATCCAATGGCGATTCAGTGGAATTGTTTCTGAACGGCGCATCACTTGGGAAAGGCGAGCGCAGCGACACATTCCTGTTCAAATGGAAGGATGTCGCATGGGCGCCAGGCACGTTGCGTGCCGTCGCCACCCATGCCGACGGACGCACATCGGAAAATCGGCTGGAAACGGCTGGTCCGGCGGTTGCGTTGCGCCTGACACCGCATGTGTCGCCGCGCGGTTTCGTGATGGATGGCGCGGATATCGCACTGGTCGATGTCGAAGCCGTCGACAAGGCAGGACGCCGTGTGCCGATCGACAACCGTCTGGTGCAATTTGCGCTGGAGGGGCCTGCCCAGTGGCGCGGCGGCATTGCGCAGGGCAACTCATCGGGCAAGGCGCGTGCCGGGGAATCGTCCGGACCGCCGGTGGCGTTGACACAGCATGTCGCCGATGGCACGACATCCTATGCCGGTACGGCGCGGGAAGAGGATAATTATATCCTGTCCACCAGATTACCGCTGGAAGCTGGCATCAACCGAGTGCTGCTGCGCGCGGGGACGAAGGCCGGAACTATCAGCCTGACCGCCAAGGCAGAGGGCCTGGCGCCCATTCGCATGTCATTGGTCGGCGTTCGTCCCGGCAAGTCGGTGGCCGGGCTGTCCACCGATTTCCCGGAGAATTTCCAGAAAGTTCAATTGTCGCGGGGTCCAACGCCGGACGCACCGACCTATGTCGTTCATCGTTCTACCCATATGCCCGTTGCGATCATTGTCGGCTCTGATCAGCAGCGGGCTAATTTCAGCGTGGATGACAATGAAATGTCGCGATGGTCGAGCGACGGCGAGCCTGCCCACGCCTGGATCGAATATCGCTTTTCCGACCTCGTGACGTTGAGCGAAATCGACCTGAAGCTGGTGGGGTGGCGATCACGCTCTTATCCGTTGGAGGTGACGTTAGATGGAAAGACGGTCTGGAAGGGCGTCACAGATCGTCAACTTGGCTATACGACGCTGCACTTCCCCGCTGCCACCGGCACCGCATTGCGTATTCGCCAGACCGGCAGGGTCGAGGACAGGGATGCTTTTGGCAAAGTCGTCGAACTTAACAACGCCAAGGCATCGGGAGACACAGGGGCCGACGCCGTACCACCGGGCTGGCATCTGGCCATTGTCGAGGCGGAATTTCACGGGCCTTCTCCTGCCAGGCCGTGACATCGTCTGGCACAACCACGCAGCATTGACGGTGGCGGAGCGCTCTGACACCGTTTATGCGTGAGCCAGCTAGGAGTTGATATGACCGCCCTGCAGGATGGCCCCGAACGGCTTTATCAGGAACTGGCGCGATCGCTTTTGCAGCTATTGTCCAAGGGTGCATTTGCGGTGGGCGACCGCCTGCCCGCAGAGCGGGAATTGGCGGCCCGGTTCAACGTCAGCCGCCCGACCGTACGCGAAGCCATGATCGCCCTTGAAGTACAGGGTTTCGTCGAAGTGCGCGTGGGATCAGGGGCCTATGTCGTGCGTGTCCCCCGACACGAGGACCAGCCAGGTTTCCACATCTCGGCATTTGAACTGACGGAAGCCAGATTGCTGTTCGAAGGAGAAGCGGCAGCCCTAGCAGCGTCACAAATCGTGGAAGAGGAACTTGCCGAGCTTGAAATGCTGGTGAAGGACATCGAGCAGGAGAATAACCGATCGTTCGATACGGTCGATGCCGATCGCGCTTTCCATCTCGCCATAGCGCGCGCAACGCGGAACCAGGCAATATTCGAGGCGGTCGATCAGCTATGGCGACTGCGGGACACGTCTCCGGAAGCATCTTTGCTACATGCCAAGGCGCTCAGCGCCAATGTGAAGCCGATCGTTGACGATCACAGGGCTATTCTGGACGCGCTGCGGAGCAAAGATTCGTCTGCGGCCCGTGATGCGATGCGCAAACATCTGTCGTCCGTGCTGGACAGCCTGCTTTTCGCAGTGGAGGAACGCGCCGTCCAGCAAGCGCGCCAGGCCATTGAGGCCAAGCGCAATCGATACGCCCAGGCCTGGTCCTGATATAGCTGGCATTCTGTAGCGTGCCCGGCATCCGCCCCTATGCGATTGGCATCCTGTCATACCTTTTCATCTCTGTCGGGGGTGCAAACGCGCAACTGCCTGTCGTTCCGCCCGCGACATTCCTTTTGGCCGGGCAATCCAACATGTCAGGGCGCGGGGACATGGATGCGCTGACCGTTGAAGAAAGGGTTTCAGATCCTCGCATTCGTCTTTTGGGCAATGATGATCGCTGGCGAGAGGCGGCAGACCCATTGGACAGCGCGATCGGGCAGGTCGACGTGGTTTCCGCTGACAGGCTGGCTGCGGTGGGGCCCGGTCTTTTCTTCGCCAGGGAATTTCTGGGCAGGACTGGCAGACATGTCGCCCTTGTACCGTGCGCGAAAGGCGGATCGGCGATGAAAGCCTGGAAACCCGACAGTGCACGAAAAACGCTTTATGGATCATGTCTTTCGCGCGCGCGCCTATCGAACGCCACTGTTAGTGGGATGCTCTGGTATCAGGGAGAAACAGATGCGCGCGATAGCACAGAGGCGCACAAATGGTCTGGCCGATTTAAGGCTATGATAAAGGCAATAAGGCGAGACCTTCGGTCACCACGACTGCCGATCGTGTTCGTCGCGCTGGCTGACGAGCCTGCCCAGTCCGCTCCGGCAGGACCTTTTCCCGCCTGGACTGCCATGCAGCGCGCGCAACATGCCTTTCACCTGCGATGTACAGCGGTTGTGTCTTCCCAGGGATTGTCCCGTAATTCGGACGATCTGCACCTCACGACCAATGCGCATCGCCAATTGGGACCTGCGTTGGCCGCTGCCATGATGCGGCTTTTGTCTCAAGGATGCGATTAAGGCTGGTATTCGCATAATCACCGGCATTGTACGTGCAACGCAGTTGATAGGCCACATCATAGAGGGCCGCCAAAAATCACACAATTAAAACTCCATATTATGGGACACAATCCCTATATGCAGAGCACAATTTTCGCGTTACAAATCTGCCTGACCAATAATGAGGCAGACGCTGAAAATGGTCAGTGAGATCATATCAGGGAGAGGATGATGTCCGTTTCACGCGTAAGAGCAGTATTGCTTTTTGGAACCACTTTGTGCGGCATTGGCGCGCTTCCAGCTCGCGCACAGGATGCAGCGGTATCAGACATTGTCGTGACCGCGCAGAAGCGCGCGGAAAATGTTCAAGATGTCCCTTTGGCTGTGACCGTGGTGGGTGCGCAGCAGCTTGAAAATGCCAGCGTCCGGGATTTCAGCGAACTGACGAAGGTCGCGCCTTCGCTCACAATCCGTCCTAGCGACGCGGCACAGAATGCATCGATCCAGATTCGCGGTATCGGCACATTCGCCTTCAGCCCCGGCGTCGAGTTTGCCGTTGCGATCCAGATCGACGATGTGCCGGTCGCATTTCAGGCGCGCGCATTTGCCGACCTGTCGGATGTGGAACGCATCGAAGTCCTGCGCGGTCCGCAAAGCACTCTCTATGGCAAGAATGCCTCCGCAGGTCTGATCAATATCGTAACCAAGTCTCCAGGTGACAAATTTGCCGCCCGCTTCGCGTTGACAGCGACAACGGATGACGAGCAACGTCTGGAAATGTCTGCATCCGGACCCGTCACGGATACGCTGGGGGTCAGCTTTGGCGGATCGTACCGCTATTTCGATGGCAATGTGAAAAATATCTTTACCGGCGATACCGTAAACGGATCTGAAAATATCGTCGTCCGCAGCAAGCTGGTCTGGAAGCCGACGCCCGACCTGGCCGTCGATGTCAATTTAAGCTATATGAAGGTCGATTCCGATCCAACCTATGTATACCGCACCTTGTCGCCCAACGCGCGGCTGCGCGGCAATACCAGCCAGACGCCAGCGGTCATCATGCCGGGCATCACGCCGGGGCCGAATAATCTTCAGGTGGCGCTCAATGAGCAACCCTTCTTCAACTCGACGGATTTCGCCAAGTCCCTTCGCGTCAGCTGGACCTTGCCCAATGATCTGACCCTGATGTCGATCACGGCGCATGATGACTATGATTCCAAGGACCATATCGATTCAGATCGTACGATTTCGCCCATCATCTCCAATTTCGCGGACGGCACCTTTGGTGGTAAGGCTTTCACGCAGGAACTGCGCTTGGTGTCTCCTGGCAATCAGCCCTTCATGTATACCCTCGGCCTGTTCTATGCCGACACCGACCTTACGCGGGGATATAAGCGTGGGCCGGCCTTCTCACTCGCCGAATGGAACGCGACCAGTGAATCGCGGCAATGGGCCGCATTTGGCCAGGGAGATTGGGAATTTGCCGAAGGCACCACGCTGACGGTTGGCGTTCGAGGGCAACGTGAGAAGATTGGCTATACGTTCAATGATCTTCGCACCAATCCGATATCGCGTTTTTCGGGCGGAGCGACCGACAATGTCATGACATATCGCGCCGGGCTGAAGCATGAATTCGACAACGACATCATGATCTTCGGCTCTTATGCGCGGGGACATAAGGGGCAGGCTTATGACCTTACCACCGGCTTCAATGCACTCAGAGCCAGCCTTGGCCCGTTGATGCCGGAAAAGTCGGACGCGTTCGAGGCTGGCCTGCGCGCCCAGTTCTTCGATCGCAGGGTGACGTTTAACCTAACCGCATTCCATGTCGACTATCGCGACCTGCAGACGCAGAGCATTGAGGACATCCAAGGCATCCCGACTTTCCGCCTGACGAATGTGGGCAAATCGCGCACGAAGGGCGTGGAAGTCGATCTGGCAGCTCGCCCTGTGGACGGCCTGTCGCTGGCGGGCGGGCTGGCTTATACCGACGCGACGTTTGTCGATTTCCCGACGGCCGCCTGCTACCCCGGCCAGACTGCGGCGCAGGGTTGCACGGGCACGCCTGGCCGCCAGGACTTGTCCGGCGCATCGCTGTCGGTTCCGAAATGGAAAGCGAATGTGAGTTGGGATTATGCCTTCCCCGTTGGCGGGGTCGAGGGACTGATCGGCGGCAACTACACCTGGCAAAGCAAGACGGCCTCTACCGATCCGTCCACAATCATCGGCGCCTATGGGGTGACGAACATCACGGCTGGCATACGCGCAGGGAACGTCACGGTCCGCGCTTTCGTCAACAACCTGTTCGACAAACATTATCCGGTGAATATCGGAAATCAGTATAGCAATTTCGGCAATCAGGCGGCGATAGACTTCCTGCCCGGCCGCGATTTCAAACGCTACGGCGGATTGCGCCTGTCTGCCGACTTCTAAAGTGATTTTCAAGCGATCAGTATCGATCGCTGGTCGAGACATCGCGGTAAACAAGATTTGGAGTAGCGATCTTATCCATTCAGATCGCTACCCCAAAGACCCTCTACAGGATCGATCAAATACCTAAAAATAATTGATGCCAAGGTTATCGTTACCTGCCCCGGTCGTAATTTCGTCACGTTCGAGCCTGCCGCCTGTCTAACGGCGTGCCTGCGCCTGGGCTTGCGCGTAGGTGGGCTGATAGCCGACCTTTGCGCCCGCATTGCGCTTCAACGCGCGCGCGATGGTCGACGGCTGGCGATCCTGAGTTGCAGCGATTTGCCGGATCGATTGCCGTTCCTCAAGCGAAAGCTGGCGGTAATTTGACATGGCAGTAGTCGGAATGTTTGGCTGAGGACGCAGTCCTGGGCGAACCTGTCTCTATCGGCGCCGTTTCGCTTCGGCGATTTTCCCTGCAAACCATCTAAAAATTGAGACTGGCTTTTTTGCGCGATCAAAAGCCTTTCAGAATGTCGTAATTCCTAGAGTTACATAGCAGCTTTCCCTGCTTGGATTGGCAGGGAAGGAGCAGGGAAACAGCAGGCCGTCAGCAGATTTCAAAAACGGCCCTTGTTGGCCGTCCTTGACCCACTGAAATTCACTGCAAAAGTAAACTAAAATGGAACCGCAATGACATAAAAGAAAGTAAATTAGAGCATGTCACGAGTTTTATCGTTAAATTTCTGCTTTCCTTTACTTCCTATTTCATCTATATATTCGATTGACCATGCGGTTCGCGCCGCCATGATCGCTAGAAGACGAGGCAAAATGTAATTCAACATGCCCCGTCGTGCGCGTAACGCGATGAGGCCTTTGATGGAGGCGTTATCGTGCGAATGGCGGTTAA
This window of the Sphingobium sp. CR2-8 genome carries:
- a CDS encoding sialate O-acetylesterase produces the protein MPGIRPYAIGILSYLFISVGGANAQLPVVPPATFLLAGQSNMSGRGDMDALTVEERVSDPRIRLLGNDDRWREAADPLDSAIGQVDVVSADRLAAVGPGLFFAREFLGRTGRHVALVPCAKGGSAMKAWKPDSARKTLYGSCLSRARLSNATVSGMLWYQGETDARDSTEAHKWSGRFKAMIKAIRRDLRSPRLPIVFVALADEPAQSAPAGPFPAWTAMQRAQHAFHLRCTAVVSSQGLSRNSDDLHLTTNAHRQLGPALAAAMMRLLSQGCD
- a CDS encoding TonB-dependent receptor codes for the protein MSVSRVRAVLLFGTTLCGIGALPARAQDAAVSDIVVTAQKRAENVQDVPLAVTVVGAQQLENASVRDFSELTKVAPSLTIRPSDAAQNASIQIRGIGTFAFSPGVEFAVAIQIDDVPVAFQARAFADLSDVERIEVLRGPQSTLYGKNASAGLINIVTKSPGDKFAARFALTATTDDEQRLEMSASGPVTDTLGVSFGGSYRYFDGNVKNIFTGDTVNGSENIVVRSKLVWKPTPDLAVDVNLSYMKVDSDPTYVYRTLSPNARLRGNTSQTPAVIMPGITPGPNNLQVALNEQPFFNSTDFAKSLRVSWTLPNDLTLMSITAHDDYDSKDHIDSDRTISPIISNFADGTFGGKAFTQELRLVSPGNQPFMYTLGLFYADTDLTRGYKRGPAFSLAEWNATSESRQWAAFGQGDWEFAEGTTLTVGVRGQREKIGYTFNDLRTNPISRFSGGATDNVMTYRAGLKHEFDNDIMIFGSYARGHKGQAYDLTTGFNALRASLGPLMPEKSDAFEAGLRAQFFDRRVTFNLTAFHVDYRDLQTQSIEDIQGIPTFRLTNVGKSRTKGVEVDLAARPVDGLSLAGGLAYTDATFVDFPTAACYPGQTAAQGCTGTPGRQDLSGASLSVPKWKANVSWDYAFPVGGVEGLIGGNYTWQSKTASTDPSTIIGAYGVTNITAGIRAGNVTVRAFVNNLFDKHYPVNIGNQYSNFGNQAAIDFLPGRDFKRYGGLRLSADF